cgtctgctaactctacttcgtatttcacgtcaagggttttgattggcatatctagtagttggcaaaatttctggtctacaaaggatttatcagcgccagaatcgaatagtactcttgcaaatatattatttacgagaaaagtacctgtaagcacattgtcgtccttaaccgcttcctttgcatccatgcgaaaaactctcgcattggATTTCTtagtctcctccgccttcttggcatacttcgggcaattactctttatatgccccttttcattacaattatagcaggttgcatcctttatctttttgcactccacggtcttgtgatccttggacttgcatagcccacaggacggagtcttttgttgcgactgtgaaccagacgcaaacctacacttcccggagtgaggtttcttgcagaccttgcagtgaggtcttccatcagcttgcccctccttctttgcctccgaccctttcttgccctcaccgtttccacggtgctttttcccagactttcgtgaggtatcatcctcacgttttcgcttttcagcctccttgctccttggtgccctcagacggacagcatcaagtgtaagagacaaggagaggtcagtaactgacctgaaggtcgttggcctagaggcctttacgctagccttgattgccggctctaagcccccaatgaatcgggcaatccttcgaggttctggtgtcacaagatatggcaccaggcgtgacatagtgttaaagcttgtcagatatgcttgacaatccaggtttgtcatcaccagtgagacaaaatccgcctcaatcttctcaacctcgtgctgagggcagtagttttcttttatgagggtaataaactccccccatgacattctgtataaggcagacttacctgaagcctgcaccagagctctacaccacgccagggcctcgcccttgaatgactgggacacaaacttaaccacgtccctctcagcgcacccgctgatgtccactatcgtgtccatctcgtctagccaggtgatacagtcaaccgcacctttctcccctgtaaattcacggggcttacatgatacaaagtatttgtaggtgcaacccttagcactggacgcatcagtatattctctatcacGATGAACGTTGTGCTCAGtggacgaatgcttgtcgtcatctttcttgggttcagagggtggtttggagtgtgtctttggtttagagggtggttttgacacggttctgccttgagactcagtatgttgacgatcaatagctgcctgaacagcattgtcaatcagagccttcagttgtgcgcctgtcaaatgcactgacgcattgtcatagtcatcttcatttgtgtggttgttctctccattgggatccgccattgtaacttgaatctgttacagaagataacaaaattttatttaggagattattataatcgtcttttatgacaatttgtcaaccatggtacaaagaccatatttggttaacttattattccattatatattaggatctgaatatctcctatttcaactatataaatagtattggcggcataaagcctaatcatgatgatgttttataatattagccgagattttcagagaatcaaaggcatagagaattgaaccgtagttcttttatctctttctgacagagagtcatagactaccactgccttttgtctttataagacaattattatggcccataggcacttcacctctaatggatgtttaaatatagttggcccgtaggcactacatcactaatggatgttttaataatattggcccgtaggcactacatcactaatggatgttttaataatattggcccgtaggcaatgcatcactaatggatgtctttaatcatattggcccgtaggcactacatcactaatggatgtttttaatatgttggcccgtaggcaatgcatcactaatggatgtctttaataatattggcccgtaggcactacatcactaatggatgtttttaatatgttggctcgtaggcaatgcatcactaatggatgtctttaataatattggcccgtaggcactacatcactaatggatgtttttaatatgttggcccgtaggcaatgcatcactaatggacgtctttaataatattggcccgtaggcactacatcactaatggatgtttttaatatgttgatcaccttcattggtgatttaacccacgatttataaatcatttagttgggtttgaaatccttaaaggattattgtataagaatgacgtgcgtgattttaacgaatcacatctgccatgaatgttaacatgcgtacagaggttaacagggaatttagaatcttttcaattaggtcgtaccatcttaactagatcttaaaagaccccaagctaggtttcaccttttaagattctttatttggGCAGATCAATGTAAAatgaatggttttgatttatctttatacatattaaaacaaaactcacaacatacattccaaaatctcaaataccattacatattgccctaaacgggtctttcaaatagtacgtgcctccagagaggttttaaaataagtgacaagtccacgcagggactaatacaagataggtgtccgtGCAAGGACGAAAGATAAGTCCacatagggactgaaatatgataagttgtccacacagggacttattttaaagtagaaattacagtagtacaattattaagggctaatggtcacatttcttctttttgccctttagtaggttcgccaagcctttgagaaatcctcggtggcttttcttttcttcctcgaactctctctccacacgatctagtcgatggagtatttcttcctgttcaggaggagagaatcgtggttgtggcgcttgatgcggaatgggaggtctgggaggtattggatacccatgagctgagtaatccggtggtcccatgtttccatgtgctccgtcaggatagcgcgcattatatctagccgacaccacataggggtcgcgctcatagccgtagttgtattgtgcttgtgacggttcgaacgggttgtaagccgttggacccgtgtaagctggtatgggttggtcatacccgaatggtggcgaatttcgtgcagctggtgcggagttcgcctcctgtataggacttgaaggtccttcttcttgtagtggcggatagtggctactactagaatgtcgaggagtgctgaagtggataccccctcctcctcgtgtagacatacgagcatttgtcctcctacgcctcggcggatcaggtattactggttgtgccggtggcggaggtggtggcgtaactgcctcaaagcgtgaatccccagagggatcctgtggatgtctcggtggttgagatgtctgtcgagatggcgtgtagtaccattcatgtcggtcaaacatcgcttggaaactgtcaggtccttgatagggcgttccatggaaggatgacccatcagaaacttctatcggatgcgtgggcgtaccacgagctggttcagtaggatcctcatcttcctccatggggtcttcagaaaaatggtcttgtggccctagtggaacaaaacctgaaggttcctgtatgtagtcagctggattaaactgacttatgtagtatggagtagggtcgtcgtaatttcggtgcgaaaccgaacgttgtagaggtatgaaggaaggttgtgggttgttgggatcattttctgagtttggtccaaaggagtgccggtaggatggcgtcgagctgtgcgaagtggaatgcctcgcgggttcgtaaagatctcttcgtcgttgtggctcttcgctccttgtcatcgaaggatgtcttgtaccagatggtccagcttcgttatcgtgatgtgtcacgacttctcctcggcctcttcttccctttcctcttcctcggaatataacaggtggcattttcctgctccaaaacttattaaaaatcgaatcgaaaataaagacaaaaaggagtaataatccgaatttgtcctaagttcttgtctagactcaagtatgtgcaattgtgtcattgagattaaacacaataggatagtgtttaattcactcaacgttggctctgataccaacctgtcacaccccgatttccacgtgtctcaccggtgggcccggtgggggattaccgtgacgatgttggcaacaatatagtcaaaccacacaattatataatgcacagcggaagcataagataaatatataaacttcaacctctgattgtaatatcaaaatgtattacaggggttggatatgtccacagtggatcgtaaatagatataaagtattgttccatcagatactgcaatcaagcttgcgagacttatcccgacgctagggagctaataccagccaattacgtttaggtacctgcacttaatctttttgggcaaaatacgtcagtttacactggtaaatacattcaactgacacatttgaaaatgtttattaaaattgatttgaatgcacaaggcacaaactcttttataacttgggaaaattcataatgatcttgtgaacgttttacatgttcttttatgcgttcagtagcccgggtcatgccgggttaaagatttatagacacaccacgtttgcgtaaaaccgtagtataaaaaccaacggctacgtcttttaaatttttaatgtcgacactatataccgggtgtacgcctacaccgggatgtcgatggtcgtggccatttcgtaaaatgatgccaaggatatccgggacaacggtcattaaaccccccaaaggcttataagcaacaaaactgtttaaatgagccaatcatatttaatcaattaaccacctaagcgatggaattatataatgctcaatcaagcggtattaatataccgtaacccaagcccatataggggaaataaattaaagtatttacctttgcaagtataaatccttaatttagatcaagtcaccgatagcttttactggggctcctaatctggaacgaaggttttaattaacctcttagaatcctaacggtccttatattagccgtagcttaaaccggttgattccgatacatagatatggttaattcgcacgaaaaagcgaaaaccgagaatggagtatgatttggacccaacaagttcagtgacttgttttatatgggtttatagttcatactctggattttggggttcaaataatataatttgacccatatcggctattgcacgaaaactagttccatgagccgtaccgtgtgcgcaaataggcgaaacggttaaccataagtgtcctacgcttatttcctaagtcaatatgccttaaaagtattttggtatcagtaggataccttccgtaatgcccgtaacgagtttaagtttatattatgccccgtaggggcttttcggtcattttaaagactttaaaagggcttttcgagttctacaggaaatctgagtttcccgaacagcttataaagcttaaaatactttatttattatttaaaatcagtggcaattggaatcgggtcaaaagaccttgtagaactcccgttttggccaaaaagggtatattcggtatttactgaaccgtagccataaccgcaggttatgagcaaggtaaaaattattaaaaatctttaaaattcccaaaatattattttaccacagtgggtaaaagttttggtgacgaaaacttgggttagatgggcgttatgctaattgcgccgttaattacaaaactttcttaaaagtgcgccttttagcataactctcattctaggcctcggattgacgtgaaactttaaggacatgcttataatttaacaagaaaggttttggtccattcacatgtccgaaatactcgttttaattttaaaaggccgttacggtcaacttttaggcgaatgacggaaatacgtaaaagactcggataactcatgaaccgaccacagaggcgtataccaacatgtgacctggtcctaagagagtcctaaggtatatttatacctcactaaaacgggtcagaactgaagtcaaagcaaaagtcaaacttatgcgactttaggctccgaaccggttcaatatagtaaatgatcgattcaaacgagcgcaaacaggtttatatacttattatcatgttttatgattgtcaaaacaggttccataacatatacattacagattatgcataaatcgctaaaatagctttctgttgactttttaaccgcacgtttgactcgacatttgacatagttagagtggtgatcagggggaaccattttagaggtttattacccacataaataccaactcataaccacttttgattcgtcataagactgaaccatcactgatttattgtaaagtcaaaccgtagttacgacggtttggttcttagccatttactaaggaaatgtgacaccacaaagggttagatcacttacagaagttgtgttcttgcttatggagcagagaagaggacttgagggctcttgaaatgatcagaggtgtgtgttttgatgttgtgaatgttatgttgcatactagtgctatttatagcaaatgtcatggctcaagatcattacacacaactctacaagtgcccttggatgaatggcaggtgtattagagggttatgggtcgagtagggggcacccatgcctcattgattgaggtttggtcgttcataagctccaaaagccatgtagttacaacaattctgcatctgggcactttacgcgacccgcataggagttcccatgcactttaacgcgggtcgcctaaagttcaaatttcaggcgtgttatttaggaggctcgcggcccgcttacacttaagcctaaccttcacgcgggtcgcgggaagtctgtttttcagatttttaaaatcttttgtcatgattatcagaatccggtaattaataacgaaatctttcgtaatgatttacctgacctttcggttttgaaggggtaactttgcggtttggccctcggttatttaccgataggggcctcgtgttatttacccgcattattaagtccccggtttatttattaattatattggaaagccttaactttcactgttgacgcttttaatccttcttctacgaattcgaacgtactttctcgtttcatatcgaaacttcgcgaaattcatatatattattttagtgagggtataataccgttacaaagtctttggaacgttaaagggtcactcagaggtattattaaacatgttgacacagttaacccctgtagtttgtaatctctcactttcttccgcgttttgtttttgtacgatctataatttattcgtttgaaggtttaagcattatttagggatactatacagtatatttacccttgttgacatttataacccttgaatttatatactttcaaggtttgtcaaaattagtcctttatttattatagatgccacgtgtgaacaaatgacacgtgttaacacatcattggacacaaaaattcgaggtgttacagccgagcccaactcggctgccctatgggtccgattacaaggtgtggcccaaatggccttgtgcgttccagtaagtgttgtgcgatcggttcgtATTGTGCGGTTGAgccaatatatacatacattcatcacattacACAAAACACAAAATCATAATGTTTAATAATCgtaatagttcacataagcatGTAACGTTACACagaagtaggttcgaattacgagttgtcacatctaaGACTTTACAGTAGTGTCCTCTAGAAGTCCTTAACCCTGATCCTACAcctccacgaagtcctatcttggaccatgtcctcagaaagatgtaactctagtaaatcatgcctaatctgctcatcccatgtcagtttgggtctgcctcttcctctcctcccctccacagtaagagtttccactactctaactAGTGTTGTCGTCTGTCtccgcttcacatgcccaaaccatctcaatctcccctccctaatcttatctgatatactagccactcctaatctttccctaaaaacctcatttcttatccgatctaacctcgtgtgtccacacatccacctcagcatcctcatttctgctacctccatcttgcgcGCTTGTGTCTTCTTGATAGCCCAACAGTCTGTTCCATATAGCATAGCGGGCCTAACTGCTACCCTGTAAAATTTCCCCTTTAGTTTAGTTGGGAACCTCCTATCGCACAAAACCCCACTGGCTGCCCTCCATCTACACCAGCCAGCCTGAATGCGATGGGTAACATCACTATCTATGCCACCATCTCTTTGTACAAACGACCCCAAATACTTAAATTTAGTTGCCTGCGGGACCAATTGATCCTCAATGGTGATTTGGGTATCCTCGTCAACGGCTAGACCACTAAAATCATAGTGTAGATACTCAGTCTTAGATCGACTAATCCTTAAGCCCTTGCCCTCAAGAGCTACTCGCCACTCCTCTACCCTCGCGTTCAGGCACTGTTTAGTCCCTGCAATCAACACAATATCGTTTGCAAAAAGCATGCACCACGGAACTGTCTCCTGAATCAACTTGGACAACTCATCCAAGACAACCGCAAAAAGAAAAGGGCTCAGCGCCGACCCTTGGTGAAGTCCTACCTCCACAGGAAAGAAGTTTGTATCCCCTATAGGCATGCGGACACTAGTCTCCGTTCTATCGTATGTGTCCTTAATTATGTCTATATATTTCCTAGGTAGCCCTCGACCCTCCAAACTATCCCAAATCAGTTGTCGTGGGACAGTGTCATATGCTTTTTCAAGGTCGATAAACACCATATGTAAATCTTGCTTCTTCGCTCTATATTTTTCATTCAATCTCCTTAGAATATGTATCGCTTCTGTAGTTGACCTCCCTTTCATGAATCCAAATTGGTTTACTGAAACCTGagtttcacttctaattctagtTTCAATTACCCTCTCCCAGAGCTTCATAGTGTGACTTAGCAGTTTGATTCCTCTGTAGTTCCCGCAACATTGCGCGTCTCCTTTATTCTTGTATAAAGGCACCACGACACTACTCCTCTACTGATCTGGCATTTTTCCAGTCTTGAAAATATGATTGAACAAAAGTGTTAACCATTGGACCCCTTCTTCCCCCAAACACTTCCACACCTCGATCGGTATGTTGTCCAAACCCACTGCCTTGCCTCTTCCCATCTTCCTAAGTGCCATCCTCACCTCTTCCTGTGTGATCCTCTTGCAGTAGCAATTATTCTGTTGTCGCCTTTGAGTCCTGGGATTGCTGCTATCTTGTTGGTATGCCCTACCGTCGTTGAAAAGATTATGGAAGTAGGTTTGCCATCTCAATTTAATGTCATGTGCCTTGACTAAAACACGTCCATCCTCTCCTTTGATAAACTTTACTACTCCTAGATCTTGTCTTCTTCGCTCCCTAGCTTTGGCAATCTTGAACATATCATGCTCCCCCTCTTTCGTTTCCAAACGTTCATACATTTGTTTATAGGCTGTGTTTTTTGCCTCGGTCACCGCCTTTTTCGCTTCCCTTTTTGCCTTCTTGTATATCTCCCTCATCCTCAGCCGCTCCTCTTCATCTGTGCACCTCAAAAGATCTCTAAAACTCTGTTGCTTATCCTTTATTTTAGTACAAACCGTAAACCAAATCATATACCAAAACGTTCGCTAGTGTTAGTTTCCAATACAAAACGTAAACCAAACCGTTCGCtacattttgaaaatattgaaaATGACCAAACAAAAGTTAAGTAAAAAAACCAACCGTGAAACCAAACCAATGACCCTAACATTAGTGTATATATTTATTAACCCTAACATAAATATGATAAAGAGAAGGGTTTTAATGTGATTTAGAAAAGTATAGGGGGGAAATAGAACTATATTTAAAGAGAAGGCGGGAGATAGCGAGTGGGCAGTGGGCACGCGCACCCCCCACGGTTCATGGTAGGGTCATGCCCGAGTCACGCGAGTTGACTCAGCCAGATGAGTTAAGCAACCGTTTGGATGTTTCTTTTTTCTATTTGTTTATGTAAGCCAAACAAGAAATGTGTTTTCGAGAGGGAAACAAACACCCTAAAGAAAATCTGGGACCACAATACACTCCACTTGGCTCCATATATAGCAAtaatcttcttttttttctttgttttgatttttaattcTTGTTCATTTTTGTCTTATATCTAATGCACAACCCTTAATTTCTCATCCACCGACTTGGTTGTTTACTCAATAATGCTATAATAGGGTATACAccatgatcggtgaagatcgttgATCCCTGGTCACCAGAATTTGTTAGATTACCTATTTTATTCTTTTTAAAAAACATGAATTAAACCATCTTATTATTTATAGAAAGTAAAATTTTATGTTGTATTCCGACTATAAAGACTAAACTGTTTAGTCATGTTTCTAGTACAGATGGTAGGGGGCATACACACATTAGCAGGAGAGTAACACCCGCTACCATTTAACTTTCATGACAAAGggtaaaaaaagttatatatatatgtttgtatTTTGGTAACCTTGAAATAAATTTTACATTACCTCTGAGTTTATTTTATACCACTCCTCTAAAAACGGGCGTTTATTAAGGCTACTCGGTATGGTAGCGTCCTCCACCCCGGCGCCGCCACATCACCACCGTTCTCCTACGCCGCCGCCCCTCCGTCCCGTCCTCCCCGTCGGAGTTAAGCCGTTTGCGACGGACCAAAACATGTGGGCCCCCTTGGTGACGCCCGTCCTCCCACGCCGCCCCCCTCGGTCTTGCTCCGGCGACGTCTTCTTCTCCGGCACCATACCGAGCAGTCTAAAAGCCCAGCCAAAAATTTATGATCAAAAGCCCACTAAAGTTAAAAACTCATTAGCTCACACAAACACAAAATATTAAAAGCTCACATGGTTAAGCAAAAATGACTTGGGTTGATGGATTCTTTTGATTTTTGAACAGGAACAAAGCAACCATGCCTAACATCAACACTTCAACATCAACAGAAAAAATGACTTGGGTTAATGAGTTCTTTTGATTTTTGAACAGGAACAAAGCAACCATGCCTAACATCAACAGAAAAAATGACTTGGGTTAATGGGTTCTTTTGATTTTTGAACAGGAACAAAGCAACCATGCCTAACATCAACACTTCAACATCAACTGCGACCTGcgactaggggtgcaaacgagtaGAGTAGCTCGCGAGTTGCTCAAGAAAAAACTTGAAACAAGCCGAGCTTGAACcaaaaataaagctcgtttatttATCAAGCCTGGCATGTGAAGCTTGTCAGGCTCTTCAAGCTTCATCAAGCCTtagtgtaatattattttttattaatatttaataacatttatCACATATTTAAAGTTGActagtaaacgagccgagccgagcttatttaaagtTGTTTACGAGCCCATTACGAACCTAAAAgtaagcttgtttagtaaacgagccctaGCCCGAGCTTCACGTATCGAGCTCACGAGCCTAAACgagtttattatttttatttaacatattaactAATAGATAATAAGTGAGCCAAGCCCGAGCCAAACTCGAGCTTGAGAAACtaccaacgagccgagctcgatAAGTTAACTGAGCTCGAGCTTGAGCCtagtcaagctcgggctcggctcggcactTTTGCACCCCTACCTACGACCCGCTCACCCACCTTCGCTCTCAGGCCATCGCCGCCTCCGCCCTTAGGCCGCCCTCTGCCTCTGCCCTTAGGCCGCCTCATAAGTCCCactattgtatttttttatttttgttttgtttacatTGTTGTATGAAAGTACGGGAAAAAATTTTGAACGTTAacgttaaaattttcttctaaaCCGCCACTGAAAGATGGCTCGAATATTTTTTAATATCCATGGCTAAGattatagggtgtggtcatgaccctcatgatcaCAATGACCCTCCACATCAGTGTCATGTCACCTACTTCTAATCcctcatccaaaaccactaccctaagctGTAGTCATGACTCAAACCactattatcttattttattttatttttatgcaAAGGAAAGGAAATATTAAATAAGGAAAGGAGGagcatggttgccatggtttaatctaTGGGAATCATGGTGGATGAGACAAGGGGGTGGTGTAACAATCCATTAATGGTTCTACCTGGCGATTGATGACCTAACCATACCcctcacaccctatagcctaacagaatgatattatattttttttacttatattaAGTTGTTGCAAGTTGAGTAGAATCTGCATTTATTTACAGCAAAAGACAAATCTGTAAACTAAAGAGGAGAACGGTCATGTTTAAGGATCTTAAAAACAAATGGAATTTAACTTTGTCATATCAAATATTTAGTTAgttaatataattaaaaaaagagTTGCCGGATGCAGCCAAAGATAAag
Above is a window of Helianthus annuus cultivar XRQ/B chromosome 14, HanXRQr2.0-SUNRISE, whole genome shotgun sequence DNA encoding:
- the LOC118486609 gene encoding uncharacterized protein LOC118486609, with amino-acid sequence MRRPKGRGRGRPKGGGGDGLRAKTARYGAGEEDVAGARPRGAAWEDGRHQGGPHVLVRRKRLNSDGEDGTEGRRRRRTVDKQQSFRDLLRCTDEEERLRMREIYKKAKREAKKAVTEAKNTAYKQMYERLETKEGEHDMFKIAKARERRRQDLGVVKFIKGEDGRVLVKAHDIKLRWQTYFHNLFNDGRAYQQDSSNPRTQRRQQNNCYCKRITQEEVRMALRKMGRGKAVGLDNIPIEVWKCLGEEGVQWLTLLFNHIFKTGKMPDQ